GCCCTCGACCTGCGGTTCGGCGCCGACGGCCAAAATCCGCCCGACGAGGCCATGCAGTGGCTCGAAGACGACAAGTACTACCGCTACTGCACCTATGCCTTCATTCCGTTCCAGTACATCAGCCTGGTGCTCGGCGCCTACCTGTTCACGGCGTCGAACCTGAGTTGGCTGGGCTACGAGGGGTCGCTCAGCTGGCCGGCCAAGATCGGCCTCGCGCTATCAGTCGGGACGCTGGGCGGCGTCGGTATCAACACCGCCCACGAAATGGGACACAAGAAGGAATCGCTGGAGCGCTGGTTGTCCAAGATCACCCTGGCGCAGACCGGTTACGGCCACTTCTACATCGAGCACAACCGCGGCCACCACGTCCGGGTGGCGACACCGGAGGACCCAGCTTCAGCGCGCTTCGGGGAGACGTTCTGGGAGTTCCTGCCGCGCAGCGTGATTGGCAGCGCGAAGTCGTCGCTGCACCTGGAGGCTCAGCGGATCCGGCGTCAGGGCGGCAACCCGTGGAACCCCACGACCTACCTGTCCAACGACGTCGTCAACTCCTGGCTGATGACCGTGGTGCTGTGGGGCGCCCTGCTCGCGGTGTTCGGGCCCGCGTTGATCCCCTTCCTGATCGTCCAGGCGGTCTTCGGGTTCAGCCTGTTGGAGTCGGTCAACTACCTCGAGCACTACGGCCTGCTACGGGTCAAGAAGGACAACGGCCGCTACGAGCGCTGCACGCCGGAGCACAGCTGGAACTCCGACCACATCGTGACGAATCTGTTCCTCTATCACCTGCAGCGGCACAGCGATCATCACGCGAATCCGACTCGGCGCTACCAGACGCTGCGCAGCATGGACGGCGCGCCGAACCTGCCCAGCGGTTACGCCGCGCTGATCGGAGTGACCTACTTTCCGCCGCTGTGGCGCAAGCTGATGGACCACCGGGTGCTCGAGCACTATGACGGCGACATCACCCGCGTCAACATCCAGCCGCGGCTGCGTAAGAAGGTGTTGGCACGCTACGGGGCCGCCGCGTAATGGCACGTTACCGTTGCCCCGGTTGCGACTATGTTTACGACGAAGCCGAAGGCGCTGTGCGAGAAGGATTCCCGGCAGGAACCAACTGGGACGACATTCCCGAGGACTGGGGTTGCCCAGACTGCGCCGTACGCGAGAAGCCCGATTTCGAATCGATCTAGGTAAGGACTAACGACATGAACGCCTACAAACTCTTCGTCTGCGTCCAGTGCGGCTTCGAGTACGACGAAGCCAAGGGCTGGCCGGAGGACGGCATCGCCCCCGGCACCCGCTGGGACGACATCCCCGAAGACTGGAGCTGCCCGGACTGCGGTGCCGCGAAATCCGACTTCGAGATGGTCGAAGTCGCCCGCTCGTGACATCCGGCGCTGCCGCACGCAGCAGCAGCGCAATACCCATTAGGGTCGCGCATATGCGAAGGGTCCCGTACGCCGAGGCGTCGCGGGCCCTGCTGCGTGATTCGGTGCTCGACGCGATGCGCGAACTGCTCGGCAGCCGCGACTGGTCGGCGATCACGCTGGCCGACGTCGCCCGCGCCGCGGGCATCAGCCGCCAGACCATTTACAACGAGTTCGGGTCGAGGCAAGGCCTGGCCCAGGGCTACGCGTTGCGGCTGGCCGACCGCCTGGCGGGTGCCGTCGAGGACGCCATCTACGCCAACGTGGGCGACGTCTATGCCGCACTGCTGCAGGGCTTTCGGGCTTTCTTCGCCGACTCGGCAGCCGATCCGCTGGTGATCTCGCTGCAGACTGGGGTCGCCAAACCGGATCTGCTGCAGATCATCACCACCGACAGCGGACCGATCATCACGCACTGCTCGGCCCGGCTGACGTCGTCGTTCATGAACAGCTGGATGCGGGCCAGCGAGGAGGACTCCGGGATGCTGGCGCGCGCCATCGTCCGGCTGGCGATGAGTTATGTGTCGATGCCGCCGGAGGCCGACCATGACGTGGCCGCTGACCTGGCACGACTGATGACGCCCGCAGCTGAGCGTTACGGGGTCCGCGTCGACCAGGGGGGCCAAGAGATCAGTTGAGACGCTTTCGGCTTCCCTTATCGCAGAATGAGCGGTAGCTTAGAGCAACCTTAGAGGCATGTCCCACCCGACGAGGCACGTTACTTGTGTACGTCTAATGAAGGGTTTGGGGCAATGGCTGGTCGGCGTCGTAACGGGAAGCACCCACGTGGCAAGGCCTGGCGTCGTCAGCTAGTCGGCCTGGGCGCTGGCGCGTTTTTGGCATGTGGCACGGCGTCGTTCGTGCACGCGCCGGCCGCTCATGCCGACGAGTTCGGTGCGATCCTCGATCCGATCATTAATTCCCTTGCGGGGCTTGTTGATCCGTGGATCGCGTTGGATCCATCTGCCGGTGCGGATCTGGGCTCGTTGGGTGTGAGCGCTGCCGATCTGCCCGATGCCGGCGCGGCGCTCAGCGCGGCCGATCCATGGACGTCGTTCCTGCAAGGACTTGAGCAGGACTGGATCGGCAGTTCGTTTGGTCAGCAGGTGGATACGGCGCTCAACGCGTGGTTTAGTCAGGCTGTCCCGGCCGCCGATTCCGCCGGCGGCGCATGCGGCCTGATTTGTAATGGTGCTGATGGAGTCGGGGGCGGCACGCTGCTGCAGGCCGAAGGGCAAGGTGGCGGGTTGATATTCGGCAACGGCGGCGATGGTGCCACCGACTTCGCCGGCCAAGGCGGTGCCGGTGGGGACGCCGGTTGGTGGGGCAATGGTGGTGCCGGTGGTGACGGCGTCGACGGCGGGTCCGGTGGTGACGGTGGTGCTGGCGGGCTGTTCTACGGCAACGGCGGCGACGGCGGCCACGGCGGCGATGGCAGCGACGGGGCGGACGGCACTGTTAACACTGCGGCCACCGGCGGCGTGAACGGTGGAGCCGGCGGAGCGGGCGGTTCAGCCGGACTCTTCGACATCTTCGGTAGCGGCGGTGCCGGCGGGGCCGGTGGTGGCGGTGGCGACGGCGGCAATGGCGCCGACGGTGCCGACGGCGTAACCGGTGTGGCCGGGGTGAACGACGGCGTCGGCGGCAAAGGTGTTGACGGCGGTAACGGCGGGGCCGGCGGCAACGGCGGCGCTGGCGGAGCGGGCGGCACGGCAGGGTCTTTCGGCACCAACGGCACCGAGGGGGCCGGTGGCAACGGCGGTAACGGCGGCGACGCCGGCACCGGCGGCGATGGCGGCGCCGGCGCCAACGGCAACGGCGACCATGTCAACGGCGGAACCGGCGGTACGGCCGGCCAGCCGGGCGCCGTTGGCGCCGGCGGGTCCGGGGGCGCCGGCTCGACCACGGGCACCACCGGTACCAACGGCACGTACAGCCTGGCCACCGGCGGTCGGGGCGGGACCGGCTACAGCCCGACCGGCTTTTTGAATGGAATCGCCAATAAAGGCGGTGACGGCGGTGCCGGCGGGTCCGGCGGTGCGCTGGGCAACGGTGGAGCAGGCGGAACAGGCGGGCACGGTGAAGACGTCGGCAACGCTGCCTTAACCACGGGTGGTGCCGGCGGCAACGGCGGAGTCGGCGGTGACGGCGGCGGTTCTGGGTTCGGCGGCGTCGGCGGTGCCGGCGGCAATGGTGGCAGCGGGCCGACCGCTATAGACAACGGTACGGGCGGAGCCGGCGGTGACGGCGGTAATGGCGGTAACGGCGGCGCAGATGGGAACGGCGGCAACGGCGGTAACGGCGGTAATGGCGGCTTTGGCACGGGCGATCAGGTGCACGGCGGTACCGGAGGAAATGGCGGTGACGGCGGTAACGGCTACGGGTCCGCCAACATCGCGGGCACCGGCGGCACAGGCGGCAGCGGCGGAGACACTGAGTCGTCTTTGCCGCCCGGTTCCTCCGTCCCGCAAAACGCTCTCGGATACGGCGGCGACGGCGGCGACGGCGGTAACGGGGGCAATGGCTTCGATGGCGCTTACAGCAGTGCCGGTGGTGCGGGCGGCCACGGTGGCTATGGCTACGGGCTGTCCCCGTTTATCCCCACCGGCGGTCAGGGCGGCGACGGCGGTTACGGCGGTGGCGATGGCATCAACGTTGGAGGATCGCCCGGCCTGGGCGTAGAGGGCGGCTTTAG
This genomic stretch from Mycobacterium paraterrae harbors:
- a CDS encoding alkane 1-monooxygenase, encoding MTSPAGALSPQVWQDRKRYMWLMGLIVPTLLIAILPIIWAMNQAGWQAASQVWFWIGPILLYVVLPALDLRFGADGQNPPDEAMQWLEDDKYYRYCTYAFIPFQYISLVLGAYLFTASNLSWLGYEGSLSWPAKIGLALSVGTLGGVGINTAHEMGHKKESLERWLSKITLAQTGYGHFYIEHNRGHHVRVATPEDPASARFGETFWEFLPRSVIGSAKSSLHLEAQRIRRQGGNPWNPTTYLSNDVVNSWLMTVVLWGALLAVFGPALIPFLIVQAVFGFSLLESVNYLEHYGLLRVKKDNGRYERCTPEHSWNSDHIVTNLFLYHLQRHSDHHANPTRRYQTLRSMDGAPNLPSGYAALIGVTYFPPLWRKLMDHRVLEHYDGDITRVNIQPRLRKKVLARYGAAA
- a CDS encoding rubredoxin; amino-acid sequence: MARYRCPGCDYVYDEAEGAVREGFPAGTNWDDIPEDWGCPDCAVREKPDFESI
- a CDS encoding rubredoxin, which encodes MNAYKLFVCVQCGFEYDEAKGWPEDGIAPGTRWDDIPEDWSCPDCGAAKSDFEMVEVARS
- the alkX gene encoding TetR family transcriptional regulator AlkX, yielding MRRVPYAEASRALLRDSVLDAMRELLGSRDWSAITLADVARAAGISRQTIYNEFGSRQGLAQGYALRLADRLAGAVEDAIYANVGDVYAALLQGFRAFFADSAADPLVISLQTGVAKPDLLQIITTDSGPIITHCSARLTSSFMNSWMRASEEDSGMLARAIVRLAMSYVSMPPEADHDVAADLARLMTPAAERYGVRVDQGGQEIS